The following proteins are co-located in the Tardibacter chloracetimidivorans genome:
- a CDS encoding metallophosphoesterase — translation MLAIFHAGWRQAMERPHPVSYALPRGGSGGSPPLTIAFLSDTHAGVPDMPPERLSRIVDQVNALAPDLILLGGDYVKGSPFGMGDIPAERAIAPLHGLRARLGVIAVLGNNDCADGQDDRIAGLLRTGGIRVLRNDVALLPGVSVLGVDDVIHCKGNLGPAKIAYDKQMRSRAGERARDFVILLAHEPAFAAFAPDYADLILAGHTHGGQMFPALTGRFVAHQNKLPAARGAMMVNGIPLVITSGVGTSNLPLRVGVPPEIVLLRIGPG, via the coding sequence ATGCTGGCGATTTTCCATGCCGGGTGGCGGCAGGCGATGGAGCGGCCGCATCCGGTCAGCTACGCCTTGCCGCGCGGCGGTTCCGGCGGTTCGCCACCGCTGACCATCGCCTTTCTGTCCGATACCCATGCGGGCGTGCCGGACATGCCGCCGGAGCGGCTGTCGAGGATCGTCGATCAGGTGAATGCGCTCGCGCCCGACCTCATCCTGCTTGGCGGCGACTATGTGAAGGGCTCGCCCTTCGGCATGGGCGACATTCCCGCCGAACGGGCGATCGCGCCGCTCCATGGCCTTCGCGCCCGGCTGGGCGTGATCGCGGTCCTCGGCAACAACGACTGCGCGGACGGGCAGGATGACCGGATCGCCGGGCTGCTCCGCACAGGCGGTATCCGGGTGTTGCGGAACGATGTCGCGCTGCTTCCGGGCGTTTCCGTGCTGGGCGTGGACGACGTCATCCACTGCAAGGGCAATCTCGGCCCGGCGAAGATCGCCTATGACAAGCAGATGAGGTCGCGCGCGGGCGAGCGGGCGCGGGATTTCGTCATCCTCCTCGCGCATGAGCCCGCCTTTGCCGCCTTCGCCCCCGATTACGCCGATCTCATCCTGGCCGGGCACACCCATGGCGGACAGATGTTCCCCGCCCTGACCGGGCGGTTCGTCGCTCATCAGAACAAGCTGCCCGCCGCGCGCGGCGCAATGATGGTGAACGGCATACCGCTTGTCATCACCAGCGGCGTCGGCACCAGCAACCTGCCGCTCAGGGTCGGCGTGCCGCCTGAAATCGTGCTGCTGCGGATCGGTCCCGGCTGA